A genomic segment from Sulfitobacter pacificus encodes:
- the tssB gene encoding type VI secretion system contractile sheath small subunit → MASDSGSGFIKRNRPPRVQIQYEDPYDSEKMVELPFVMGVMSDLSGNNPGVEPEPADDRKFSDVTKDTLDDYMAATKPGMTFMVGNKLDPDSGQKMGVDLQFEKMEDLEPAAIARQVPALRKILEAREQLANLQRYMSAKPKAQEHLQKLLSDPELMAALADRAGPDTDDD, encoded by the coding sequence ATGGCGTCTGATTCTGGTTCCGGTTTCATCAAACGAAACCGCCCGCCCCGCGTGCAAATTCAATACGAAGATCCCTATGACAGCGAAAAGATGGTCGAGTTGCCATTTGTCATGGGTGTGATGTCGGATCTGTCAGGCAATAACCCCGGGGTTGAACCCGAACCGGCGGATGACCGCAAGTTCTCGGATGTGACCAAAGACACGCTTGATGACTACATGGCCGCGACCAAACCCGGCATGACCTTTATGGTGGGTAACAAGCTGGATCCCGACAGCGGTCAGAAGATGGGCGTGGATCTGCAATTCGAAAAGATGGAAGACCTTGAGCCGGCTGCGATTGCACGTCAGGTGCCCGCACTGCGCAAGATCCTTGAAGCGCGTGAACAGCTGGCAAACCTGCAGCGTTACATGAGCGCCAAGCCCAAGGCACAGGAACATTTGCAAAAGCTGCTCAGCGACCCCGAACTGATGGCCGCATTGGCGGATCGTGCCGGACCTGACACCGATGATGATTAA
- the tssE gene encoding type VI secretion system baseplate subunit TssE, whose protein sequence is MVGPNASEIMQNAPTDKRLAARRNWRKGERAKVSILQVFRNSFEAGDARGSAPGDGPRSLQRRDGLDEATLRKYLETDLNALLNTVELGSVVSLHDVPHVAASIANYGFSDLSSVATADINSPRIKETIRKSLINHEPRLVHDSIEVTVVEPDGDNRQRLSISVSAELMGDPIDIPLDFDAEVDMAAGKLKMSKLRMQA, encoded by the coding sequence ATGGTTGGCCCAAATGCAAGCGAGATTATGCAAAACGCCCCAACCGACAAACGACTTGCAGCGCGGCGCAACTGGCGCAAGGGCGAACGTGCCAAGGTTTCCATCCTTCAGGTTTTCCGCAATTCCTTTGAAGCCGGGGATGCCCGTGGCAGCGCACCGGGGGACGGCCCCCGCAGCCTGCAACGCCGCGACGGTTTGGACGAGGCAACCTTGCGTAAATATCTTGAAACCGATTTAAATGCCTTGCTGAACACGGTTGAACTGGGCTCGGTGGTCAGCCTGCATGATGTCCCCCATGTTGCCGCATCGATTGCCAACTATGGGTTCAGCGATCTGTCCAGTGTTGCGACCGCAGATATCAACAGCCCACGGATCAAGGAAACCATCCGCAAATCCCTGATCAACCATGAACCCCGGTTGGTCCACGACAGTATCGAAGTAACGGTGGTAGAGCCGGATGGCGACAACCGCCAACGTCTGTCGATCTCTGTCTCTGCCGAGTTGATGGGCGATCCCATTGATATTCCACTGGATTTTGACGCCGAAGTGGATATGGCCGCAGGCAAGCTGAAAATGTCCAAGCTGAGGATGCAGGCATGA
- a CDS encoding Hcp family type VI secretion system effector translates to MAIDCFLYLDNNIVGESQDDKHRDWIDILSWNWGMTQSGTTHQGGGGGGGKVDVNDITISKYVDKATHDLIARCCSGEHIKSGQLVVRKSGGQAPVDYLKIDMEDIIISTYNTGGSKDGLDRVQETLTLNMRRFQVTYTFQEQSGAAGPESMAGWEIAENKTWGK, encoded by the coding sequence ATGGCCATTGATTGCTTTTTGTATCTCGACAACAACATTGTAGGTGAGTCGCAGGACGACAAGCACCGCGACTGGATTGATATCCTGTCCTGGAACTGGGGTATGACGCAGTCCGGTACGACCCATCAGGGTGGCGGTGGCGGCGGCGGCAAGGTTGACGTCAACGATATCACAATCAGCAAATACGTCGACAAAGCGACCCACGATCTGATCGCGCGCTGCTGCTCTGGCGAGCACATCAAAAGCGGTCAGCTGGTGGTACGTAAATCAGGCGGCCAAGCGCCGGTTGACTACCTCAAGATCGACATGGAAGACATCATCATCAGCACCTACAACACAGGTGGCAGCAAGGATGGTCTGGACCGTGTTCAGGAAACACTGACCCTGAACATGCGTCGTTTTCAGGTGACCTATACCTTCCAGGAGCAGTCCGGTGCCGCAGGCCCCGAAAGCATGGCTGGCTGGGAAATCGCCGAGAACAAGACCTGGGGCAAGTAA
- the tssC gene encoding type VI secretion system contractile sheath large subunit yields the protein MSNETQQENQQGAEALNELSEFSDILKQTIKPRSEVAAKEVDNAVVALVREAMGDQSLIAEDVIDTLDAMLAKLDEKLTDQMNEIIHNEQFQQFESSWRGLAYTLNNAETDSTLRVKVLNISKKELQAMMRRYPGAKWDKSPLHDMVYEQNLGTLGGKPFGCLIGDYHFSQSSPDVNLLNSIGKIAEASLAPFVSGASPELLGLDSWNEISVPPDLSEIFETPEYAQWNSLRDSENARFLALTLPRVLAREPYGPNSNSVVEEFNFVEDTDGHGGQMYSWMNAAHAMAANINRAFKESGWTVRIRGVTSGGEVANLPTHLFDTGDGSKDLKCPTEVSITDRREGELSQAGLIGLIHRQHTDKAAFIGAQSLYRPKKYVDDLATASDNMSSRIPYIFAVSRFSHYLKAMVRDKIGQSPDRMQLQMDLQAWINKYVSGNPDSASEFEKAKKPLAGAKVEVVEDELNPGYYQGKFFLKPHFQLEGMDIGMSLVSKLPTGK from the coding sequence ATGAGCAATGAAACACAACAGGAAAACCAGCAGGGTGCAGAGGCGCTGAACGAGCTTTCCGAATTCTCGGATATCCTGAAACAAACAATCAAACCTCGTTCCGAAGTGGCCGCCAAAGAGGTGGACAATGCTGTTGTGGCCTTGGTGCGCGAAGCCATGGGCGACCAGTCGCTGATCGCCGAGGATGTGATTGATACGCTGGATGCGATGCTGGCCAAGCTTGACGAAAAGCTGACCGACCAGATGAATGAGATCATTCACAACGAACAGTTCCAGCAGTTTGAAAGCAGCTGGCGCGGTCTGGCCTATACGCTGAACAACGCCGAGACCGACAGCACCCTGCGGGTCAAGGTTCTGAACATCTCGAAAAAAGAGCTGCAGGCGATGATGCGCCGCTACCCTGGTGCAAAATGGGACAAATCCCCGCTGCATGACATGGTGTACGAACAAAACCTTGGCACTCTGGGCGGCAAACCCTTTGGCTGCCTGATCGGTGACTATCACTTCAGCCAATCCTCGCCGGATGTGAACCTGCTGAACTCCATCGGTAAGATCGCCGAAGCCTCTTTGGCCCCATTTGTTTCCGGTGCGTCGCCCGAATTGCTGGGTCTGGACAGCTGGAACGAAATCTCCGTCCCGCCGGACCTGAGCGAGATTTTCGAAACCCCGGAATATGCTCAGTGGAACAGCCTGCGCGACAGCGAAAACGCGCGTTTCCTTGCGCTGACCCTGCCCCGCGTTCTGGCCCGTGAACCTTACGGCCCAAACAGCAATTCCGTTGTGGAAGAGTTCAACTTTGTCGAAGATACGGATGGTCACGGCGGCCAGATGTATTCCTGGATGAACGCAGCCCATGCCATGGCGGCAAACATCAACCGCGCGTTTAAAGAAAGCGGTTGGACCGTGCGCATTCGCGGCGTGACTTCGGGTGGTGAGGTGGCCAATCTGCCAACCCATCTGTTTGATACCGGCGATGGCTCCAAGGACCTGAAATGCCCGACCGAAGTGTCGATCACCGACCGTCGCGAGGGCGAATTGTCTCAGGCTGGCCTGATCGGCCTCATTCATCGACAGCACACAGACAAGGCGGCTTTCATCGGGGCGCAATCCCTGTACCGCCCCAAGAAATATGTCGACGATCTGGCCACTGCATCGGACAATATGTCGTCACGTATTCCTTACATTTTCGCCGTATCGCGGTTCAGCCATTACCTTAAGGCGATGGTACGCGACAAAATCGGGCAAAGTCCTGACAGAATGCAACTTCAGATGGACTTGCAGGCGTGGATCAATAAATATGTTTCAGGAAACCCAGACAGTGCCAGCGAATTCGAAAAGGCGAAAAAGCCTTTGGCTGGTGCGAAAGTCGAGGTGGTAGAGGATGAATTGAACCCAGGTTATTACCAAGGCAAATTTTTCCTTAAACCTCATTTCCAACTGGAAGGCATGGATATCGGCATGAGCCTCGTATCCAAGCTGCCAACAGGAAAATAG